CGGATGGCGTGCGGCCACTTCATCGCTTTCCTGACGTTCCTCCTCCCTGGTGAGACCGCGTCTCAGCGACGGCGCACGGGGGAACGCGAAGCCCAGAGTGGCCGGACGGGCTGACCGTTCGCCCCCAGGCTTATTGCCCGGAGAGCGGTATGCGGGAAATCTCTTGCCATACATACGCGCGTTGCCGTCGCTCAAGCAAGACGAGCGAAGTTTCCTTGACCGCGACGTCGGCGGAGGGAAGAGCATGTAGTTTCTCGACTGTTGCAATAGCCTCTGCTGCGGGAATATCGGCAGTATTGCAGTAGGCTATTGTCACGTGCGGATTGAATTTGGAATCTTTGATGGGCGCATCCGGATGGACCGAGAGAGTTGCCTCGCGAAGGATCTCGCGAAGATTTCTGATCGGGCCGCCAGGCGAAGCGCTAAACCCGAGCGCGCCGGGGGTGCCACCCAAAGAGTCGATGGAAATGTTGAACGGCGCTATTTCCCTGCAAGCACGCATCGCGGCAGCTTCGATGAGACGTAGCTGAGTCGACGTCACCTCGCGCTCGAGCGCAATCCTGTCGAGCGTGAGATGCAAGCCGCTTTCAGGGATCAAATCATAATAAGGAAAGGAGATTGCTTCCTGGCATTGCTTGACGAGGGGCCGCAGTTGCGGCGACGCCTCGAACGTCAGGTACCAGTAATAGGCACGCGGGGCGGCGGGGCGATCCCAATGGTTGGTGAGATATCGAAGCGTCCGGAAACGCTCGTTGACTCCGTCAACGTTGGAAGAATTGCGAAAATCATCGTGGCACGGTTCGCTCATCAACGCACTTCCCGTGCATATATCGCATCGCGAATGTCGCTGAATCTACCCGCTTCGCCCCATCGTTGAGCAGCTAGGCGAGCAAATTCCATAGCGCGCTGCTGAATCGATATTATCGGACGATCTGCCGAAATATTTAGCGCATCAAGAACGAGATCCTCAACGTGTTGCAGATCGGCTTCTTTGGAGGAAATCAGCGAAACGGCGTAATCTATCATAACGAGAGAACGACTCCAAGGCGACTCCGACTTATTAATGTCAGGCAGAGCTATTTTTATGTATTGCTGAACCTTTTCCGGCATTCCAAGCGACACGTAGGCGGTTGCCGCATTGCTCGCTATTTGGGCCGAGCTGTAGCATTCAAACGAGATGCTAGAAGGAAGCCCTTTGGGGGACTCATTGCACGACACGAGATCGTATGCTTGATCGATAGCACGATGAACGCCTTCGGCATCTCCAAGTTTTCCCAATGCCCGAGCCATGCAATTAATTGTAAGCCGCACGCCCTGTGGCCCAGAATTCGCATAGGCCAGGCCGTCTAGCGCCAGGCTCAGCGCCTCATCGTATTTCCGAGCGTAGTATTCGCAGAAGCTTTGCATACCTCGCGCCCAAGCCTGTAGGTTAGAATCTTGCGCGAAGTCGCCAAGCTGGAATGCTTCAGCACAGTACGCTCGCGCCAGCGGAAACCTACCGCGTCCGACAGCTATGTAACCGAGTATGCCCGATGTCCCGCACGCGATTTCAAACAGCTGCTGACGCTCCCTCGGATGACTGCATTCGTCAAGAAGAGTATCTATCCAGGTTCGCTGGCGGAGGAGAGCAGGAACAAGATCCGAATGATCTAGCTGGTCGTATCGGAATATGATATCACCGAGGTTGTCTCTTAGCTGGCGAATTATCTCTGGGCTGACTGCTCTATTTAGTCTGTCGATGCGACTGAGCACATCAGTTATATCTTCTGATATCTTCAAGCCTGGGCGGCTGAGAACTTTATGGTCTGGTGCGGACGGCGCTAGAGCCACCAGTTCGCCCTTTGCCCCGAGTGCTCTATCGAGTGCCGTTGCGATGGCCAAGCTGGGCGTGCGTCGCCCGTTTTCGAGATCGGAAATATAGCTTTTGCCAACGTTGGCTAGGCGGGCTGCGTCACGGATGGACATATCGCCACGTAGGCGTCGAAGTGCCGCGCCGAAGGTTTCTATGCCCATGCGGTGCTCCCTGCCCTGTCCGCGCCCTGCCCGCGAGTGCTGCGGACACCTCGCGGACAGCCAACCCCTAGACCATGGCTTCCGGTATTAGCAACGTTATCCCCGTGGGCTGCTGTTTTCCGCACCCTCGCCATAAAAGGCGGCCCCGGCCCGGTGCGCTAACACCGGGGGATCCGGAGCCTTGATCAGGAATCGAGGTCCTGACCCATGCAGAAGCCTAGCTTCCGAGGAGGCATGGACGCCTTGACCAGGCCACAAGTGCCCTCCTTCGACAAGCTGGACGTCGAGATCAGCGGCATGTTGATCTTCGTTCCGAAGAACACGGTGAACCTGTATCTCGTGCAGGCTTACGTCAACCCTGTCCAGCCCGACCAGGTCTCCGGATCGATCCTCACGACCGATCTCATGTTCGCCTGGACGTGGTTGATCGAGGGACTCGCCGAGGGCGGTTGGGGCGAAGTGGTCGCGTTCGACGTGGCGATCAAGAAATGCCCCCGCTGGCGCCGCAACCTGGGCAGAATCGACGGGCCGACCAAGCACCCCAACCCGCTGCGGCACACCCCCGTCGAGCCATGACCGCGCCATGCAGGTCCCGCCTTGAGTGGGCCCCGTACAACTCGCACGGGACGCGAGCAAGGATCAAGGAGTTCGTCACCTGGGGGTCCGTCGAGTATGAGCAGTGCATAGAGGGCGGGTCGTACCTGATCCGGCGGACAGAGCGAAACAGCGACACTGGAGTGCGCACGGTCATGGAGATCGGTCGTGGCATGACGCGGATCCGCGTGCTTGATCTCTGGCAGTTGATCGTCAGCGGAGATGCGAGCTAAACATTCTGCACGGTGTGCGCCGCACATCATTCGCCATCATATCCAAAGGAGGCAAGAAAAAGGTTTAGCCAAAAAGGAAATCATTATCCCGCTTCGCACAAGTGGGATAATGGCGCTTTTTCAAAAATGGACAACAGTGGCTAGGGGCCCAATTTTCTCACCGAACAGCTGTATCGACGCCAAGGCTTAGAAGCTAACGTGGACCCAGAGCGGACGTCGAACCGCATGGCGGAAGGAGTATCATGGGCAAGGACAAGGACGACAAGGACGACAAGCCCGCACCGAAACATGCAGGCGAACAGAAGAAAGACGTACCATTCAAGCCGAAAGAACCGACAGGGCCGGAGAAGAACGGCAAGGGCGGCGGAAGGCACTAGTGAATCCCGAAGAACTCAATGTTGCGATGGTCAACGCTTTGGCCTCCAACGGTGAGTTGACGGATGAGGCATGGCGGGCAGCATTGCTCGCCGTGCCCCGTCACCTTTTCGTGCCGGCGGTTGCCTGGGCCGCACCGGACGACGCCCCCGGCTACCTGATCGATCGGGCGAGCAATCCCGACGCATGGCTCAAAGCGGCCTATGCCGACCATGCGATCATCACGCAATTCGACGACGGGGCCACCGAGATCAGCAAAGGGCCAGGGCGCTATACCTCGTCCCTGTCGGCTCCGGGGGTTGTGCTGGACTTCCTTGAACTTCTCGGGGCCGACACGAACGATCGGGTGCTGGAGATCGGCACGGGGCCAGGATGGACGGCTGGTCTGCTGACGCATCGGATCGGTGAGGGATGTGTGACAAGCGTAGAGATCGATGAGGAGGTGTTCTCGACAGCAGTCGGCAATCTCAGGGAGGCTGGCCACCGACCACACTTGGTGCGAGGCGATGGTGGACGAGGATGGGTCCGGGGGGCTCCCTACGACCGTGTCCATGTCACCTGTGGCGTGTTCGAGGTCCCCTATGAGTGGGTGCGGCAGACACGGTGTGGCGGGGTGATTGTGCTGCCGTGGATGCCCCGTTATGAGCCTGGGTATCAGTTGCGGTTGTCAGTTGGCCCGCATGGTACGGCATCCGGGAATTTCACGGGGTACGCCGGGTACATGCTGCTAAGAAGCCAGCGCGCTGCTCCTCCACCGTTTTTTGAGGCAGATTTTCGGTCCAGGTCCACGGAGATCGATCCGGTGACGGTATTTCGCGCAGGGTACGGCGCGGACGTGGCCATCGCTGGAATGTTGCCCGACATCGCTGCAAGTGTGGACAGGGAGAACGGCTTTCAAGTTTGGCTGTGGGCCGGTGATTCCAAGGCTTACGTATCGGGCCTTGAAGTCTGGCAAGCCGGGTCCCGCAACCTGTGGGATGAGGTAGAGAGGGCTTTTTCCCAGTGGACGGAATGGCAAAGGCCCGAACTGGGCAGGTTCGGGATGCGCGTCACACCCAGCGGCCAATATGTGTGGCTGGACTCTCCGGACAACCCTGTCACGCTACCTGAGTCGATGCGTTGATCTTCGCGCCTCTCCACGCAGCTTGTGAGAGCAAGAGATGGGCCTGTTCTCGCGCGGCCAGTGAGCCACTGTCAGTAACTGGAGATCGCCTTGTGCGACACCGAAATGGTCCAGTTGTGCTCGCGATGAAGTAGGGCGCACGCTCCCCTGGCCCTGCGCAGGCCGCGCAGGCGACACACGAGCTCGGCCTGACCCGCGCCACCGGCCGGCCGTAACCACCATCTGCTCGAGCTGCTCGACCAGGTCACCGCGTGACGGCATAGTTTCCTGCCTCCTCCGCGTCCTTGCTTGGTGACACAGGCAAGGAGGCCGGGTGGATCCAGATCGTGAAGCGGAGTTCCGGACGTTCGTCGTCGAGCGTTCGGCGGCCCTGTTCCGTACCGCCTACCTGCTGACCGGGGACCGTCACTCCGCCGAGGACCTCGTGCAGTCGGCGCTGACCAAGACGGCCGCGAACCTGGCCAGGCTGCGCGATCTCACCGCCGTCGAGGGCTACGTCCGCCGCGCCATGTACCACGAACAGGTGAGCTGGTGGCGGCGGCGCTCCAAGGCGGCCGAGGTGTCCACCGATCACCTGCCCGACCAGGCCGACGACGG
This genomic interval from Nonomuraea helvata contains the following:
- a CDS encoding protein-L-isoaspartate(D-aspartate) O-methyltransferase, producing the protein MNPEELNVAMVNALASNGELTDEAWRAALLAVPRHLFVPAVAWAAPDDAPGYLIDRASNPDAWLKAAYADHAIITQFDDGATEISKGPGRYTSSLSAPGVVLDFLELLGADTNDRVLEIGTGPGWTAGLLTHRIGEGCVTSVEIDEEVFSTAVGNLREAGHRPHLVRGDGGRGWVRGAPYDRVHVTCGVFEVPYEWVRQTRCGGVIVLPWMPRYEPGYQLRLSVGPHGTASGNFTGYAGYMLLRSQRAAPPPFFEADFRSRSTEIDPVTVFRAGYGADVAIAGMLPDIAASVDRENGFQVWLWAGDSKAYVSGLEVWQAGSRNLWDEVERAFSQWTEWQRPELGRFGMRVTPSGQYVWLDSPDNPVTLPESMR
- a CDS encoding 2'-5' RNA ligase family protein; protein product: MSEPCHDDFRNSSNVDGVNERFRTLRYLTNHWDRPAAPRAYYWYLTFEASPQLRPLVKQCQEAISFPYYDLIPESGLHLTLDRIALEREVTSTQLRLIEAAAMRACREIAPFNISIDSLGGTPGALGFSASPGGPIRNLREILREATLSVHPDAPIKDSKFNPHVTIAYCNTADIPAAEAIATVEKLHALPSADVAVKETSLVLLERRQRAYVWQEISRIPLSGQ
- a CDS encoding SigE family RNA polymerase sigma factor, giving the protein MDPDREAEFRTFVVERSAALFRTAYLLTGDRHSAEDLVQSALTKTAANLARLRDLTAVEGYVRRAMYHEQVSWWRRRSKAAEVSTDHLPDQADDGHADVADLRLVMRSALARLTPRQRAVLVLRYFEDLPESEIAKVLGISVGSVRSQTHRSLERLKKVAPELRTMREPA
- a CDS encoding helix-turn-helix transcriptional regulator: MGIETFGAALRRLRGDMSIRDAARLANVGKSYISDLENGRRTPSLAIATALDRALGAKGELVALAPSAPDHKVLSRPGLKISEDITDVLSRIDRLNRAVSPEIIRQLRDNLGDIIFRYDQLDHSDLVPALLRQRTWIDTLLDECSHPRERQQLFEIACGTSGILGYIAVGRGRFPLARAYCAEAFQLGDFAQDSNLQAWARGMQSFCEYYARKYDEALSLALDGLAYANSGPQGVRLTINCMARALGKLGDAEGVHRAIDQAYDLVSCNESPKGLPSSISFECYSSAQIASNAATAYVSLGMPEKVQQYIKIALPDINKSESPWSRSLVMIDYAVSLISSKEADLQHVEDLVLDALNISADRPIISIQQRAMEFARLAAQRWGEAGRFSDIRDAIYAREVR